In the genome of Ammospiza nelsoni isolate bAmmNel1 chromosome 7, bAmmNel1.pri, whole genome shotgun sequence, one region contains:
- the NEUROD1 gene encoding neurogenic differentiation factor 1 isoform X1 has product MQRLTMTKSYSESGLMGESQPQGPPSWTDECLSSQDEEHEADKKEEDLEGLHAEAEEDSLRNGEEEDEEDDLDEEEEEEEEEEDDDQKPKRRGPKKKKMTKARMERFKLRRMKANARERNRMHGLNAALDNLRKVVPCYSKTQKLSKIETLRLAKNYIWALSEILRSGKSPDLVSFVQTLCKGLSQPTTNLVAGCLQLNPRTFLPEQSQEVPPHVAAAAAGAPFPAHPYPYQSPGLPSPPYGTMDSSHLFHLKPPHAYGAALEPFFESGLAEGASPAFDGPLSPPLSVNGNFSFKHEPAADFDKSYAFSMHYPAAAAAALAAAPAHAAIFPPAASRCEIPVDGLAPYEGHPHHERVLSAQLNAIFHD; this is encoded by the coding sequence ATGCAGAGGCTCACCATGACCAAGTCGTACAGCGAGAGCGGGCTGATGGGCGAGTCCCAGCCGCAGGGCCCCCCGAGCTGGACGGACGAGTGCCTCAGCTCCCAGGACGAGGAGCACGAGGCGGACAAGAAGGAGGAGGACCTGGAGGGTCTGCACGCCGAGGCCGAGGAGGACTCCCTGCGGAACggagaggaggaggacgaggaggacGACTTGGacgaagaggaggaggaagaggaggaggaggaagacgACGACCAGAAGCCCAAGAGGCGGGGccccaagaagaagaagatgacCAAGGCGCGCATGGAGCGCTTCAAGCTGCGGCGTATGAAGGCCAACGCCCGGGAGCGCAATCGCATGCACGGGCTGAACGCGGCCCTGGACAACCTGCGCAAGGTGGTGCCCTGCTACTCCAAGACGCAGAAGCTCTCCAAGATCGAGACCCTGCGCCTGGCCAAGAACTACATCTGGGCGCTCTCCGAGATCCTCCGCTCGGGCAAGAGCCCGGACCTGGTGTCCTTCGTGCAGACCCTCTGCAAGGGCCTGTCGCAGCCCACCACCAACCTGGTGGCcggctgcctgcagctcaacCCGCGGACTTTCCTCCCCgagcagagccaggaggtgCCTCCGCacgtggcggcggcggcggcgggcgcgccCTTCCCGGCGCATCCCTACCCGTACCAGTCTCCGGGCCTGCCCAGCCCGCCCTACGGCACCATGGACAGCTCCCACCTCTTCCACCTCAAGCCGCCGCACGCCTACGGCGCCGCGCTGGAGCCCTTCTTCGAGAGCGGGCTGGCGGAGGGCGCCAGCCCCGCCTTCGACGGGCCGCTCAGCCCGCCCCTCAGCGTGAACGGCAACTTCTCCTTCAAGCACGAGCCGGCCGCCGACTTCGACAAGAGCTACGCCTTCTCCATGCACtaccccgccgccgccgccgccgcgctggCCGCCGCGCCCGCCCACGCCGCCATCTTCCCGCCCGCCGCCTCCCGCTGCGAGATCCCGGTGGACGGGCTGGCGCCCTACGAGGGCCACCCGCACCACGAGCGCGTCCTCAGCGCCCAGCTCAACGCCATCTTCCACGACTGA
- the NEUROD1 gene encoding neurogenic differentiation factor 1 isoform X2, translating to MTKSYSESGLMGESQPQGPPSWTDECLSSQDEEHEADKKEEDLEGLHAEAEEDSLRNGEEEDEEDDLDEEEEEEEEEEDDDQKPKRRGPKKKKMTKARMERFKLRRMKANARERNRMHGLNAALDNLRKVVPCYSKTQKLSKIETLRLAKNYIWALSEILRSGKSPDLVSFVQTLCKGLSQPTTNLVAGCLQLNPRTFLPEQSQEVPPHVAAAAAGAPFPAHPYPYQSPGLPSPPYGTMDSSHLFHLKPPHAYGAALEPFFESGLAEGASPAFDGPLSPPLSVNGNFSFKHEPAADFDKSYAFSMHYPAAAAAALAAAPAHAAIFPPAASRCEIPVDGLAPYEGHPHHERVLSAQLNAIFHD from the coding sequence ATGACCAAGTCGTACAGCGAGAGCGGGCTGATGGGCGAGTCCCAGCCGCAGGGCCCCCCGAGCTGGACGGACGAGTGCCTCAGCTCCCAGGACGAGGAGCACGAGGCGGACAAGAAGGAGGAGGACCTGGAGGGTCTGCACGCCGAGGCCGAGGAGGACTCCCTGCGGAACggagaggaggaggacgaggaggacGACTTGGacgaagaggaggaggaagaggaggaggaggaagacgACGACCAGAAGCCCAAGAGGCGGGGccccaagaagaagaagatgacCAAGGCGCGCATGGAGCGCTTCAAGCTGCGGCGTATGAAGGCCAACGCCCGGGAGCGCAATCGCATGCACGGGCTGAACGCGGCCCTGGACAACCTGCGCAAGGTGGTGCCCTGCTACTCCAAGACGCAGAAGCTCTCCAAGATCGAGACCCTGCGCCTGGCCAAGAACTACATCTGGGCGCTCTCCGAGATCCTCCGCTCGGGCAAGAGCCCGGACCTGGTGTCCTTCGTGCAGACCCTCTGCAAGGGCCTGTCGCAGCCCACCACCAACCTGGTGGCcggctgcctgcagctcaacCCGCGGACTTTCCTCCCCgagcagagccaggaggtgCCTCCGCacgtggcggcggcggcggcgggcgcgccCTTCCCGGCGCATCCCTACCCGTACCAGTCTCCGGGCCTGCCCAGCCCGCCCTACGGCACCATGGACAGCTCCCACCTCTTCCACCTCAAGCCGCCGCACGCCTACGGCGCCGCGCTGGAGCCCTTCTTCGAGAGCGGGCTGGCGGAGGGCGCCAGCCCCGCCTTCGACGGGCCGCTCAGCCCGCCCCTCAGCGTGAACGGCAACTTCTCCTTCAAGCACGAGCCGGCCGCCGACTTCGACAAGAGCTACGCCTTCTCCATGCACtaccccgccgccgccgccgccgcgctggCCGCCGCGCCCGCCCACGCCGCCATCTTCCCGCCCGCCGCCTCCCGCTGCGAGATCCCGGTGGACGGGCTGGCGCCCTACGAGGGCCACCCGCACCACGAGCGCGTCCTCAGCGCCCAGCTCAACGCCATCTTCCACGACTGA